From the Cryptomeria japonica chromosome 2, Sugi_1.0, whole genome shotgun sequence genome, one window contains:
- the LOC131035022 gene encoding glutathione S-transferase U7 has protein sequence MEEEVKVLGLWASPFSVRVQIALDLKGINHTLYEEDLINKSQLLLQSNPVHKKIPVLIHNGKAISESLIILQYIDETWPVVPLLPKHPYERVVALFWAAFIDDKFSPNLRDIHRTQGEKQEKSIKETMANMLVLEEALKERPFFGGESVGYVDIVLGCLAIWIQVCEEIGGVKLIDPHSTPFLHVWFERFRNLNCVKKWLPDFDKLLSYGYMFRNYFLQQAN, from the exons ATGGAAGAAGAAGTAAAGGTTTTGGGATTGTGGGCAAGTCCATTTTCTGTCAGAGTACAAATAGCACTCGATCTCAAGGGCATCAATCATACCCTTTATGAGGAAGATTTGATCAACAAAAGCCAACTACTCTTGCAATCTAATCCAGTTCACAAGAAGATTCCAGTGCTTATTCATAATGGAAAAGCAATCTCTGAGTCCCTCATAATCCTTCAATACATAGACGAGACATGGCCTGTTGTTCCCCTCCTACCCAAACACCCATATGAACGAGTCGTTGCTCTCTTTTGGGCTGCATTCATTGATGATAAG TTTTCTCCTAATCTTAGAGATATACACAGAACACAAGGGGAGAAGCAGGAGAAGAGCATAAAAGAGACAATGGCAAACATGTTAGTTTTGGAAGAAGCTCTAAAGGAGAGGCCATTCTTTGGAGGGGAATCAGTTGGGTATGTTGATATTGTGTTGGGCTGCCTAGCTATTTGGATTCAAGTTTGTGAAGAAATTGGAGGAGTAAAATTGATAGATCCTCACAGCACTCCTTTCCTCCATGTTTGGTTTGAGCGCTTCCGCAATCTTAATTGTGTTAAGAAATGGCTGCCGGATTTTGATAAACTTCTTTCCTACGGATACATGTTCCgcaattattttcttcaacagGCGAACTGA
- the LOC131035029 gene encoding glutathione S-transferase U7-like produces the protein MEEELKVLGAWASPYSVRVQIALDLKGINYTLYEQDLINKSQLLLQSNPVHKKIPALIHNGKAISESLIILQYIDETWPAVPLLPKHPYERAVALFWAAFTDDKFSLSFRDICRTQGEKQEKCIKETVANMLVLEEALKGRPFFGGESVGYVDIVLGCRAVWIQVCEEIGGVKLIDPHNTPFLYAWVQRFRNLDCVKKWLPDFDKLLSYAYMVRNYFLQQ, from the exons atggaagaagaattaaaggTTTTAGGAGCATGGGCAAGTCCTTATTCTGTCAGAGTACAAATAGCACTAGATCTCAAGGGCATCAATTATACCCTTTATGAGCAAGATCTGATCAACAAAAGCCAACTGCTCCTGCAATCTAATCCAGTTCACAAGAAGATTCCAGCGCTTATTCACAATGGAAAAGCAATCTCTGAGTCTCTCATAATCCTCCAATACATAGACGAGACATGGCCTGCTGTTCCCCTCCTGCCCAAACACCCATATGAACGAGCCGTTGCTCTCTTTTGGGCTGCATTCACTGATGATAAG TTTTCTCTTAGTTTTAGAGATATATGTAGAACACAAGGGGAGAAGCAGGAGAAGTGCATAAAAGAGACAGTAGCAAACATGTTGGTTTTGGAAGAAGCTCTGAAGGGGAGGCCATTCTTTGGAGGGGAATCAGTTGGGTATGTTGATATTGTGTTGGGCTGCCGAGCTGTTTGGATTCAAGTTTGTGAAGAGATTGGTGGTGTAAAACTGATAGATCCTCACAACACTCCTTTCCTCTATGCTTGGGTTCAACGCTTCCGCAATCTTGATTGTGTTAAGAAATGGCTGCCGGATTTTGATAAACTTCTTTCCTACGCATACATGGTTCgcaattattttcttcaacaatag